A single window of Prionailurus viverrinus isolate Anna chromosome F1, UM_Priviv_1.0, whole genome shotgun sequence DNA harbors:
- the LOC125155051 gene encoding 40S ribosomal protein S4-like, producing MACGPKKHLKHVVDPKHWMLDKLTHVCAPHPHKLRECLLFIIFLRNRLNYALTGDQVKICMQCFIKIDGKVQTDITYPAGFMDVIGIDKTGENFYLIYDTKSRFVVHQITPKKAKYKLYKVRKIFVGTEGILHLVTHDARTIHYPDPLIKVNDSIQIDLETVNSTDFIKFDTGNLCMVTGGANLGRIGVITNRERYPGSFDVVHVKDANGSSFATGCPIFCYWQKQQTMNFSSLWKGYLPHHC from the exons ATGGCTTGTGGTCCCAAGAAGCATCTGAAGCATGTAGTAGATCCAAAGCATTGGATGCTGGATAAACTGACCCATGTGTGTGCCCCTCATCCTCATAAGCTGAGAGAATGTcttcttttcatcattttcctAAGGAACAGACTTAACTATGCCCTAACAGGAGATCAAGTAAAGATCTGTATGCAGTGTTTTATTAAGATTGATGGCAAGGTCCAAACTGATATAACCTACCCTGCTGGTTTTATGGATGTCATTGGCATTGACAAG aCTGGGGAGAATTTCTATCTGATCTATGACACCAAGAGTCGCTTTGTTGTTCATCAGATTACACCCAAGAAGGCCAAGTACAAGTTGTACAAAGTGAGAAAGATCTTTGTGGGGACAGAAGGAATCCTTCATCTGGTGACCCATGACGCTCGTACCATCCACTATCCTGATCCCCTCATCAAGGTGAATGACAGCATTCAGATTGATTTAGAAACTGTAAATAGTACTGATTTCATCAAGTTTGACACTGGTAATCTTTGTATGGTGACTGGAGGTGCTAACCTAGGAAGAATTGGTGTGATCACCAACAGAGAGAGATACCCTGGTTCTTTTGATGTAGTTCACGTGAAAGATGCCAATGGCAGCAGCTTTGCCACTGGCTGTCCAATATTTTGTTATTGGCAAAAGCAACAAACCATGAATTTCTCTTCTCTGTGGAAAGGGTATCTGCCTCACCATTgctga